A part of Clostridia bacterium genomic DNA contains:
- the cas3 gene encoding CRISPR-associated helicase Cas3' yields MLQPTDMIALLGSQLGDRRSHPGKLLLDHLQNVAALAKELASSHGLAVDEELLTAIALTHDIGKVHRKFQKLLDGIGPGINHAKPSAWFTYSLTNDIWAAEIVCRHHTGLRNLDDMIVDWGSDQDCEKVMKEFLPGWPIKIDEESLFDLQLSLYSSLKYEIRIDHWLQVRLLYSLLIAADRMDAIGIAGLPKKDIPPFAPPLLPSRSPAIDSWRQQIKETCLQNALRVSGPGVYTLTLPTGAGKTLTGLAIAQAWATRFGCQSIIYGLPFISIVEQTAAVAKQVFGNDRVQEDHSLAYGQGHEEDTDDYSKDAAAWKKMSTLFRYWREPVVLTTLAHLWDALFNPRANRTMNFHRLSNAVVILDEPQTISPRFWSGLGQVLSYLSQKWHTFFLLMTATQPEIVTCQELAPPDTVFPYNRHRYEILVDEATGRIKKITIDELPHVLDGKTPVREHPGMVVVNRKKAAIRAYRALESLDLGAPLLLLSGWLTPYRRRIILRYLKWLEKRQKRRYLVATQVVEAGVDLDFGWVFRDLGPLDSIIQVAGRCNRHSREDLLGRVLVAEVTNNKGYSTWKNVYDDILIDKTKEVLAKKPIFEEREVKQIVEEYYAKIVEGLSSIPLFDKLSRGEWGEFHELIDEDNRAVDTVTVFVEENSKLLPMLRKLEETEWTLEDMDEQKKLVQKVMQYAIEIPKTMITACRTFCAKFFTENEEPVFRPILHGWAWFLGKEAIGRDGGLYSPILGFVPPEEDDDILSPVL; encoded by the coding sequence ATGTTACAACCTACGGACATGATTGCATTGCTTGGTTCCCAGCTTGGTGACAGGCGCAGCCACCCAGGCAAGCTTTTGCTTGACCACCTACAAAATGTGGCTGCCCTGGCCAAGGAACTCGCAAGCAGTCACGGATTGGCAGTGGATGAAGAATTGTTGACTGCCATTGCCTTAACTCACGACATTGGCAAAGTACATCGTAAATTTCAGAAATTGTTGGATGGGATAGGGCCTGGTATCAATCATGCCAAACCGTCAGCCTGGTTTACGTATAGTCTTACCAATGACATCTGGGCGGCAGAAATTGTCTGCCGCCACCATACCGGGCTGCGTAACCTTGATGACATGATTGTTGATTGGGGCAGCGATCAAGATTGCGAAAAGGTAATGAAAGAATTTTTGCCTGGCTGGCCCATTAAAATTGATGAGGAATCTTTGTTTGATTTGCAACTTAGTTTGTATTCATCTTTGAAGTATGAAATAAGAATTGACCACTGGCTCCAAGTGAGATTATTGTATTCATTATTGATTGCCGCAGACCGGATGGACGCCATTGGTATTGCCGGCCTTCCTAAGAAGGATATACCGCCATTTGCTCCGCCGTTGTTGCCAAGCCGTTCCCCCGCCATTGATTCATGGAGACAGCAGATTAAAGAAACATGCTTACAAAATGCCTTGCGCGTCTCGGGGCCGGGGGTGTATACTTTGACCCTGCCCACCGGGGCCGGTAAGACTCTAACAGGGCTAGCGATTGCCCAGGCCTGGGCCACACGCTTTGGCTGCCAGTCCATTATTTATGGATTGCCCTTCATCAGCATTGTGGAACAGACTGCGGCCGTAGCGAAACAAGTTTTTGGGAATGACCGGGTACAGGAAGATCATAGCCTGGCTTACGGCCAAGGGCATGAGGAAGATACGGATGATTACTCCAAGGATGCTGCCGCTTGGAAAAAGATGTCCACCCTATTCCGGTATTGGCGAGAACCTGTGGTGCTAACCACACTGGCTCATTTGTGGGATGCCCTATTTAACCCGCGCGCCAATCGCACTATGAATTTTCATCGTCTAAGCAATGCGGTAGTAATATTGGATGAGCCGCAGACTATTTCACCGCGCTTTTGGTCTGGGTTAGGCCAGGTCCTGTCCTATCTCAGTCAAAAATGGCATACTTTTTTCCTCCTCATGACCGCCACACAACCGGAGATTGTCACGTGCCAGGAGCTGGCGCCTCCTGATACAGTATTTCCGTATAACAGGCATCGATATGAGATTTTAGTGGACGAGGCAACCGGAAGAATCAAAAAGATCACCATAGATGAGTTGCCGCATGTCTTGGACGGTAAAACGCCGGTGCGAGAGCATCCCGGTATGGTAGTCGTCAACAGGAAAAAGGCCGCTATCCGGGCTTACCGGGCTCTGGAGAGTCTTGATCTTGGAGCACCTTTGCTCTTATTGAGCGGTTGGCTCACCCCTTACCGGCGCCGGATTATTTTAAGATATTTAAAATGGCTGGAGAAAAGGCAAAAACGCCGCTACTTGGTGGCAACACAGGTGGTGGAAGCCGGTGTAGATTTGGATTTTGGTTGGGTTTTTAGAGACTTAGGTCCTCTTGACAGTATTATCCAGGTGGCTGGAAGATGCAATAGACATTCCCGCGAGGACCTTTTAGGCCGTGTGCTGGTGGCGGAAGTTACCAATAACAAGGGCTATTCTACTTGGAAAAACGTTTATGATGATATACTGATTGATAAGACAAAAGAAGTCTTGGCTAAAAAGCCCATTTTCGAAGAAAGAGAAGTCAAACAGATTGTGGAGGAATATTATGCTAAGATAGTCGAAGGATTGTCTAGTATTCCTCTTTTCGATAAGTTATCTCGTGGTGAGTGGGGCGAGTTTCACGAATTAATTGATGAGGATAATAGGGCAGTAGATACGGTAACCGTGTTTGTCGAAGAAAATAGCAAACTTTTGCCTATGTTAAGAAAGTTGGAAGAGACAGAGTGGACTCTCGAAGACATGGATGAGCAAAAGAAACTGGTTCAAAAGGTGATGCAGTACGCCATTGAAATACCGAAAACTATGATAACTGCTTGCAGAACCTTTTGTGCGAAGTTTTTCACTGAGAATGAAGAGCCTGTTTTTCGGCCCATTTTGCATGGGTGGGCATGGTTTTTAGGCAAGGAAGC